The nucleotide window TCCACCTTGAAAGTGCCGGTGGTATTTACGTAGGTGCCGCTGGTGTTGTAGTTGTCGGTGCCTGTCTCCCACGAGGTCACGCGCGCACCCACAATGGCCGAGAGTGAATCGGTCAGGCTAAAGCGGTTCGCGGCGTAAACACCGGTTTGTTCCGTGGTGGCGATACGGAATGAACCTGTGCGGGAATAGGTGGGTTTTGGCGCTTTGCCATCATAATTCCAGGCATCGGGCACCTGATAACTCCAGGCGGCAACCGAGGTAAAACCGGGGGTATAGGATTCCAACTCGTAACTATTGCCGCCCACAATCAGGGTGTGTTCGCGCCCGAACCACATGTAATCCCCGGTCAGGGTGAAATCGATGCTATCGCGCGTGTCTTCACCGGCACCTACACCGGCTAGCAGCCTCACACCAGTACCGGTTTCGCGGTCGGGAAAGCCCAGGGCATAAACGCGCAGGCTGAATACATCACCTTCTGTGCGATTGGCGGCAAGGCGCAGTTTCCAGTTCTCATTGAAGTTGTGTTCCAGATCGGCAAACAAGGTGCTGGATTCGCGCTGCCATTGTGTCCACTCGGGTGCAAAGCTGGTGGATACGGGCAATTTGGCGTGAGTGCCGTCGGATGCAAACAAGGGGATAGTGCCCCAAATAGTCCCTTCAGGATTGTTGTCCTGATTTTGATAACCCACCGCGAGCGTGGTGTTTTCGCCTATATCACCTTCGATCACACCCAGCATGGCGGTTTTGTCTTCACGGTAGCGGTCGCGGAAGCTATCGGAATCCTGATAGGCCACCACAAACCGGCTGCGCACTTTGCCTTCAGGCGATAGCGGGGTAGAGACATCCACCACGCCGCGTTGGCGATTCCATGAGCCCGCGCTTGCTGAAACAGACGCATCCAATGTTTTGCCGGGGCGTTTGCGTACCAGGTTTACGGTTGCAGAGGGTGATCCAACCCCAGACAACAAGCCGTTAGCGCCGCGAATCACTTCAACACGCTCGTAGAGTGCCGTGTCGTACTCCTGATTGGTGGAACCGCTATAGGTGGGAATGCCATCCACCTGAAAATCAGTGATCTGGAATCCGCGCGAGAAGTAGAGCGGGCGCTGGGAGTCGTAGAGGGTCACGTTGACACCCGTCACATTCATCAACACATCATTGATGTCGGTCATGGAGGTCAGTTCAATCATTTCCTGCGAAATTTCGCTGATCGACTGGGGTAATTCGCGCGGGGTGAAGGGCAAGCGCGTGGTGTTTTCATTTTTGCGTGCCACACCGTCAACCTGTACTTCTTCTACATTTTTATCCCTTGTGGCGGCGGCCAGCAGCAGCGTGGATGATGCGGTCTGGGTCTTCTCGGCCTGGGTCTGAGTCTGGTTCTGGGTGTGAAGTTCTGCGGCTATCGCGCAGTGCGATGCGCCCAGCGCCAATGCGAGCATGGCGGCTGTTTTGTAGCGCTTGGGTAAATGATTGGATTGGAGGTTCAGGTTGTTTGAAAGCAAGAAAGAGCGGTTCATGGTGCTGGAGACGTTCATTGGGGTGGGGCTACCTGTCTAAGTTGAAATTTAAGTGCGAGTGCAAATGATAATTAATATCATTTGAATTTTAAACGGCTTAAATTTCTTCCGTCAAGGAAAAGTACGAACTTCTTGATCCGGGTCTGGGCCTGTTCAAGTCCTCCGGCATGAGTGAGATATGAATGAAAGAGGTGTGTAGATTTTTCGTGCAGGAATGTTCAATTCTGATGCTGAGTGACTACCACAAGATTTAAAAAAACTTCTACTTTTCGTTTTTTGGCAGCCTTTTTCTGAAAAACGTTATCAATGCTATCCGCGATTTCAATACGCTTGGTTCAACCGTAACTGTAGTTAATAACCTATTGGGATCTCCATCATGAAAATAAAAATAATGGGTGCAGTAAAAGTAATGGGTGCATTAATAGTATCGTGCATCATCTCATTGCTTTCTGCCTGCGGCAGCTCCGGGGGCGGCTCGGGTGGTGGTTCGAATACTGCCTCATCATTGGTGGGGTCGGTATCCGGGCAATCGAGTGTGGCGGCTTCCAGCCTTGAGAGTTCTTCATCCAGCCCTGCAACGTCCTCCAGTTCAGCCAGCTCCCCAAGCGGTGCCTCGCTTTATCCAAGCTACAACACCAATCCCATCGCACCTGATATGACTGGCATGGAAAGCAATGCGACCGAGTTGGCCAGCAAATTTAAATTGGGCGTGAACATCGGCAACACCATGGAGGCTTATGGTTGCGCGCCGGCCTCGGAAACCTGTTGGGGCAATCCAATGGTGTCTGAGGCGTACATAAAATTAATGAAAGACAGTGGCGTGGACGCAGTGCGTATACCCGTCTCCTGGGATCAGTACGCCAATCAGCAAACTGCCGAAATCAGTGCCGCTTGGCTCGCTCGCGTAAAACAAGTCGTGCAGTGGTCAGTCGATAACGGCCTTTATGTCATCGTCAATATCCATTGGGATGGCGGTTGGTTGGAGCGGCAATTTTCCGAGCCCTTGGCCAGAGAAAACAAAGGCCCTGTAACCGACGAATTAAGAGCGAAAGTTGATGCCAAGCAAAAAGCCTACTGGGAACAAATAGCCACAACATTGCGTGACTTTGACGAGCGTGTGATGTTTGCCAGCGCCAACGAGCCGGATGCTGAAACCGCACAAGATATTGCTGACCTTGATAGATACCACCAAACCTTTGTAGATGCTGTCCGTGCAACCGGTGGGAAAAATGCCTATCGCGTACTCGTGATACAAGCACCCAAAACAAACATCGATAAAGCGGCCACTGAGTGGAATAACCTGCCGTCCGACACTGTCACTGGTCGCCAAATGGTGGAAGTTCATTTCTATCCATTTAATTTTACGATTATGGATAAAGACGAGTCTTGGGGAAAAATGGCTTATTACTGGGGCAGGGATTATCACTCAACGACCGATCCAGAGCGCAACGCAACCTGGGGTGAAGAAGATTATGTGGATGCGCAGTTTGCCTCGATGAAAGCAAAGTTTGCGGATCGCGGAATCCCCGTCGTTTTAGGCGAGTTTACAGCGATTTATCGTTCTCAACTCACGGGTGACGATCTCACCCTGCATCGCGCATCGCGCGCTTATTTTCATCAATATGTCACCCAAAAAGCGCTGGAAAATGGAATGCTTCCGTTTATATGGGAAATTGGAGCTAGTCCAGGTTGGTTGTTTGACCGCCGAACTCCGGCAGTAGGTGACCAACAAGTAATGGATGCTCTCTTGCGTGGCGTTGGAAAAATCAATTGATCTTTATAGGCTTCATCCTAAAAAGAGTATTATTTTTTCAATCATAAAAACACAGCGCAATTTAAATCGAAAAAAGTGTCATTAATCTAACCAAATAGCTCCGGTGGCAACCAACCACCGGTCTTTTTATTCAGGCTGATTTCAGGTTATTAAGGCTGGTTTCAGGGCTAGTTTCAAAACTGGCTTCAAGGTTTTTACTGTAAAAATAAGTAATGATTCGTGTTGTTAAATAACACTACATTTAAAAAATTTGCACTTTTTGCCCTATCAAAATTTGGCGCGAAACTGTTAATGTTTGCCACCATTTGGTTAATGACTATCGATTTAGCGGCTGTCTGTTTTTAGTCAGCGCCTCTCTATTTAATGTCTTTATTTGATGTCTCTATTTAATATCTTTCTATATCAATTTTTTTCTTGAAGCATTTTGAGTTAATGCTATTCGATATGAATAGTCAGTAACTCAAAATAGGCTGTTA belongs to Cellvibrio sp. pealriver and includes:
- a CDS encoding TonB-dependent siderophore receptor, with amino-acid sequence MNVSSTMNRSFLLSNNLNLQSNHLPKRYKTAAMLALALGASHCAIAAELHTQNQTQTQAEKTQTASSTLLLAAATRDKNVEEVQVDGVARKNENTTRLPFTPRELPQSISEISQEMIELTSMTDINDVLMNVTGVNVTLYDSQRPLYFSRGFQITDFQVDGIPTYSGSTNQEYDTALYERVEVIRGANGLLSGVGSPSATVNLVRKRPGKTLDASVSASAGSWNRQRGVVDVSTPLSPEGKVRSRFVVAYQDSDSFRDRYREDKTAMLGVIEGDIGENTTLAVGYQNQDNNPEGTIWGTIPLFASDGTHAKLPVSTSFAPEWTQWQRESSTLFADLEHNFNENWKLRLAANRTEGDVFSLRVYALGFPDRETGTGVRLLAGVGAGEDTRDSIDFTLTGDYMWFGREHTLIVGGNSYELESYTPGFTSVAAWSYQVPDAWNYDGKAPKPTYSRTGSFRIATTEQTGVYAANRFSLTDSLSAIVGARVTSWETGTDNYNTSGTYVNTTGTFKVDNELTPYAGVVYDLSSQYSLYASYTDIFNPQNYKDKDNNLLEPVLGSNAELGIKGEFFDGKLSASTAVFKTKQDHYAVRDMTQPENSLPDGSSAYVGVNGTESEGVEVSLSGSITSQWVINAGYTYVDTKRHTNDRIWTNLPEHSVQLSTHYDFSGALAPLVLGGGINWQSKTIGYGVTHPTRTDATFTQDAYLLTNLYATWHFNDSWTASLSATNVFDEIYWANIDYANYGEPRNVSLTLKWKL
- a CDS encoding glycoside hydrolase family 5 protein, producing the protein MKIKIMGAVKVMGALIVSCIISLLSACGSSGGGSGGGSNTASSLVGSVSGQSSVAASSLESSSSSPATSSSSASSPSGASLYPSYNTNPIAPDMTGMESNATELASKFKLGVNIGNTMEAYGCAPASETCWGNPMVSEAYIKLMKDSGVDAVRIPVSWDQYANQQTAEISAAWLARVKQVVQWSVDNGLYVIVNIHWDGGWLERQFSEPLARENKGPVTDELRAKVDAKQKAYWEQIATTLRDFDERVMFASANEPDAETAQDIADLDRYHQTFVDAVRATGGKNAYRVLVIQAPKTNIDKAATEWNNLPSDTVTGRQMVEVHFYPFNFTIMDKDESWGKMAYYWGRDYHSTTDPERNATWGEEDYVDAQFASMKAKFADRGIPVVLGEFTAIYRSQLTGDDLTLHRASRAYFHQYVTQKALENGMLPFIWEIGASPGWLFDRRTPAVGDQQVMDALLRGVGKIN